The following proteins are co-located in the Vigna unguiculata cultivar IT97K-499-35 chromosome 9, ASM411807v1, whole genome shotgun sequence genome:
- the LOC114163689 gene encoding uncharacterized protein LOC114163689, producing MDAHISLKMSEDNKRTAAAEEGGETRFVGIPNAPNPTPLPCLRVLHPDHVAVGSPITRVPPYSAPPPSPKFWVDHDSSLISDFSKMNLLDQTQTDVDPCPYFNQTGTLPNPYESCFNETGNLPYHHHVENARLFSEQGTLPYHVNNAGLFNGTENLPYHHHVNNAGLFTETGTLLPYHHHVNNAGLFDKGHTFDTPDDHVNHVYHHPVEQRRNQLQATSSGNYPTFRDRYMAPHSSGGFNSHVRLSPIAAMNCNVNNPSHYYVAAAKEIKTEPPHFLPPRRVGGDPAAFRCDNSIILQGRDSRHCFENGYGSSYRRGPPRDEFCVSGGVSKNFLPGGPSGQNAGEFSLPMPLDYYSVPDSQRYIYNLAKDQNGCRFLQRKVDEGSFEDMCIVFEGIIGSVVELMVDSFGNYLVQKLLDVCTDHQRLQIVLMLTNRPGQLVRISLNTHGTRVVQKLIETLDSDDQISLVKSAIQPGFLDLIKDLNGNHVIQRCLQCFSSQDNQFIFDASVKFCVEIATHQHGCCVLQRCIYYSMGKNRDRLISEICKHGLLLAQDPFGNYVVQYIIETDTPTAVAKMLGQFKGNYVHLSTQKFSSHVVEKCLRNVGDTRSRIVRELLAAPNFERLLQDPYANYVIQSALTFTKGLLHASLVDAIRNYKMLRSSPFCKRIFSGNLLRK from the exons ATGGACGCACACATCAGTCTGAAGATGTCAGAGGACAACAAGCGTACCGCAGCAGCAGAGGAAGGAGGAGAAACCAGGTTTGTTGGGATTCCCAATGCACCCAATCCCACACCCCTACCCTGTCTCCGCGTCCTTCACCCTGACCACGTGGCCGTTGGGTCCCCCATTACCAGGGTTCCTCCATATTCAGCACCACCTCCATCTCCCAAATTCTGGGTGGACCATGATTCCTCACTCATTTCCGATTTCTCCAAAATGAATCTCCTCGATCAAACCCAAACCGATGTGGACCCCTGTCCTTATTTTAATCAAACAGGAACCCTTCCAAACCCTTATGAATCTTGTTTCAATGAAACAGGAAACCTCCCATACCATCACCATGTCGAAAATGCCCGTTTGTTCAGTGAACAAGGAACTCTCCCCTATCATGTTAACAATGCTGGTTTGTTCAACGGGACGGAGAACCTTCCTTATCACCACCATGTTAACAACGCCGGGTTGTTCACTGAAACCGGAACCCTCCTCCCCTATCACCACCATGTTAACAACGCCGGGCTGTTCGATAAAGGTCACACTTTTGACACCCCAGATGATCACGTTAACCATGTGTATCATCACCCCGTGGAGCAGAGGAGGAATCAGTTACAGGCCACGAGTAGTGGCAACTATCCCACTTTTCGTGATCGTTATATGGCTCCACATTCTTCCGGAGGGTTCAACAGCCACGTCAGGTTATCTCCTATTGCGGCTATGAATTGCAATGTTAATAACCCTTCGCATTATTATGTTGCAGCAGCGAAAGAGATCAAGACTGAACCTCCTCACTTTCTGCCTCCGAGGAGAGTGGGGGGAGACCCTGCGGCTTTTAGGTGTGACAATAGCATTATCTTGCAAGGGAGAGATTCAAGGCACTGCTTTGAGAATGGGTATGGCTCTTCTTATAGAAGGGGTCCTCCCCGTGACGAGTTTTGTGTGAGTGGCGGTGTTTCCAAGAACTTTTTACCTGGTGGTCCCTCTGGTCAAAACGCTGGGGAATTCTCTCTTCCCATGCCACTGGATTATTATTCTGTGCCGGACTCTCAGCGTTACATTTACAACCTGGCAAAGGATCAGAATGGTTGTCGTTTTCTGCAGCGGAAGGTTGACGAGGGAAGCTTCGAAGATATGTGTATTGTATTTGAGGGAATCATCGGGAGTGTTGTTGAACTTATGGTGGATTCTTTCGGGAATTATCTGGTGCAGAAGTTGCTCGATGTTTGCACCGATCATCAACGTCTGCAGATTGTGCTCATGTTGACTAATCGACCAGGCCAGCTCGTTAGAATCTCTTTGAATACTCACGG CACGCGCGTGGTGCAGAAGTTGATTGAGACCCTCGATTCCGATGATCAGATTTCATTGGTCAAGTCTGCCATTCAACCGGGTTTTCTTGATCTTATTAAGGATTTGAATGGAAATCACGTCATTCAACGCTGCTTGCAATGCTTCAGCTCTCAAGATAACCAG TTTATCTTTGATGCTTCTGTGAAGTTTTGTGTTGAAATAGCTACTCATCAGCATGGATGCTGTGTACTGCAACGCTGTATTTATTACTCTATGGGTAAAAATCGAGATAGGCTGATCTCAGAAATATGCAAGCATGGACTTCTCCTCGCCCAGGATCCATTTGG AAACTATGTTGTTCAATATATTATAGAGACTGATACTCCAACTGCCGTAGCCAAAATGCTTGGTCAGTTTAAAGGGAATTATGTACATTTGTCTACTCAGAAATTCAGCAGTCATGTGGTTGAAAAATGTCTCAGAAATGTTGGAGATACGAGGTCCAGGATAGTTCGAGAATTGCTGGCTGCCCCTAATTTTGAACGACTTCTGCAAGATCCTTATGCCAATTATGTCATTCAATCTGCTCTCAccttcaccaag GGCCTTCTGCATGCTTCTTTGGTTGATGCAATTCGCAATTACAAAATGTTGCGCTCCAGTCCTTTTTGCAAGAGGATTTTCTCGGGAAATTTGCTGAGGAAGTGA